GCCCCCGACAAGCCCACGGGACTGTGTTGCGGCTGGCACGAAAACGGCCAGGTGAGCTTCAAGGGCACCTACGTCAACGGCGTGCAGCAAGCCGACTTTCGCAGCTGGCGCGACGATGGCCGGGAAATCAAGTGCAAGTCTCTCATGCAGGAGGCGCTGCCGCTGAGCACCGCCTCGATTCACTGCAGCAACTGCATGCACATCAGCCGCAAAGTCTTCACCGTGGACATTCCCGAAGGCACGGTGGGCATCGTCTACAAGCTGGATGTGCGCGACGAAGGCCAGCCCCCGGTGTCGTGGTCCACGGCTCTGGCCCTGGCCGGCGTAGTCGGTACGGGCGGCATGTCCGCGCCCGCCCTGCTGACTACGGCGGCTACGGCCCTCACAAAGCAGGGCAACAATGCGCCGCCCACCGTGAGCACCAAATGCCACTGGTACATCACGCCCGACGAAGCCTCAGCGCAGCAGTTTCTGGACACCAAAGGCTACATCAAGGACGTGAAGAGCTGCCTGCGCGTGGCGTCCAACACCCCCAGGAAACCCGGCCCATCAGCCTGCCGCCCGGCATCCGCCGGCTCTACGTGTGCGTGAACAACGACAACTACACCACCGACGCCACGGCAACGCTGAGCGTGACGGCGCTGGTGCAGACCTGCAAG
The DNA window shown above is from Hymenobacter sp. J193 and carries:
- a CDS encoding toxin-antitoxin system YwqK family antitoxin; the encoded protein is MAKLYILQFLLLIVSIPTLAQRPKPAAVTLPPADTVYFDRDWERTETLEEVSYARVARHDAAGKTMGTVRDYFYPSWKKQWEGKMASEAPDKPTGLCCGWHENGQVSFKGTYVNGVQQADFRSWRDDGREIKCKSLMQEALPLSTASIHCSNCMHISRKVFTVDIPEGTVGIVYKLDVRDEGQPPVSWSTALALAGVVGTGGMSAPALLTTAATALTKQGNNAPPTVSTKCHWYITPDEASAQQFLDTKGYIKDVKSCLRVASNTPRKPGPSACRPASAGSTCA